From the genome of Myxosarcina sp. GI1, one region includes:
- a CDS encoding DUF928 domain-containing protein, with translation MFNSIKLIKVGCTALIAWFLLDLSLVGASEKNYKPSESRSQDRSESRRAGGARGGCNALLPTLDHTVILLVPQEPLASTLKSHPTFFWYVAEEVNLPLRFTLLELGEKPIIVKNISRPISGINAFKLPTSIPPLKKGKTYRWTVTIVCSDLIPSKNLYAKAWLKRVSGINASEISEYAFGEVWYDELSTSYENGDRQTFNRLLEEVNLSELNYNLKVNFINVSQ, from the coding sequence TTGTTTAATTCAATAAAACTAATAAAGGTTGGCTGTACGGCACTAATCGCCTGGTTTCTTTTGGATTTAAGTTTAGTCGGTGCAAGTGAGAAAAACTACAAACCATCAGAAAGTAGAAGTCAAGACCGCAGCGAATCTCGCCGAGCGGGAGGAGCGCGAGGCGGTTGCAACGCGCTCTTACCGACACTCGATCATACAGTAATTTTACTGGTTCCACAAGAACCTCTTGCTAGCACTCTAAAATCCCATCCTACTTTTTTTTGGTATGTCGCGGAAGAGGTGAATTTGCCACTGCGTTTTACTCTATTGGAGTTAGGAGAAAAACCAATAATCGTCAAAAATATAAGCCGTCCAATTTCGGGCATAAATGCTTTTAAGCTGCCCACTAGCATTCCTCCGTTAAAGAAAGGTAAGACCTATCGTTGGACGGTAACTATAGTTTGTAGCGATTTAATTCCTTCTAAAAATTTGTACGCTAAAGCTTGGTTAAAACGAGTGTCTGGTATTAATGCCAGCGAGATCTCTGAATACGCTTTCGGAGAAGTTTGGTACGACGAACTATCGACAAGCTATGAAAACGGCGATCGCCAAACTTTCAATCGACTATTAGAAGAAGTTAATTTAAGCGAATTGAACTATAATTTGAAAGTAAATTTTATAAATGTATCTCAATAG